A genomic stretch from Halalkalibacillus sediminis includes:
- a CDS encoding YjcZ family sporulation protein: MYGCDNKGYGNSFVLIVVLFILLVIVGAAIYC, encoded by the coding sequence ATGTACGGCTGTGATAATAAAGGTTACGGTAACAGTTTCGTATTAATTGTTGTTCTTTTCATTTTACTGGTGATTGTAGGTGCAGCAATATATTGTTAA
- a CDS encoding EAL domain-containing protein — protein MLKVKNDLDLPIHDWLLQNSSDAIIFVDKAGKIAAANRSAATLLNFDLEPEINIDDYLDFEVLMKPNNKEIMIRTNKKPEKLVLMRSIQIDDHVCVMLREGGLKASKESMAYSLNQMVNGPYEGIILHDKGKIIDCDHAFASMLGYDRFDLIGNSIFELVHHEDQEKLAYNIKISHESPYPLRGLKIDGTVIYVEILPEEFHQNDQNLRMAIVRNVTERVENEKQIEFMAYYDELTDLPNRNYFQKVLQDEIHSMNKDNRKLAVHFVDLDYFKHINDTLGYQFGDKLLKSCADRLKKFLEEDVFLARMTSDEFLILQRNISTDDEAKKFAKQVIDLFKQPLDVDGYEIYTSVSVGISIYPDLAQGAHELIKQADSAMYVIKEHNRNDFQIFESSLTEGFKERLTLETELHKAIQDNDFELYYQPQIDIKTNQVIGLEALCRWNHLEKGFISPSEFIPLAEKTGLIVQIGDWVIREACRQNKAWQKEGLPKVKVSVNLSAKQFLQKDLVEKIKLVLEETQLDPEYLELEITESMAMTNEKFIIETLKGFQSLGVKVALDDFGTGYSSLKYLSQFPLSKIKIDRLFIMNQSEQNKAIVKTIIHLSHALNLRVIAEGVEKEEDVNFITAENCDEMQGFYFSKAIPDNQVKKLLFLYNS, from the coding sequence GTGTTGAAGGTCAAGAATGACTTAGATTTACCGATTCATGATTGGTTATTACAAAATTCTTCAGATGCCATTATATTTGTGGATAAAGCTGGAAAGATCGCAGCGGCCAACCGTTCAGCAGCTACGCTATTGAATTTTGACTTAGAGCCAGAAATTAATATTGATGATTATCTTGATTTTGAAGTGTTAATGAAGCCTAATAACAAAGAAATAATGATTCGGACGAACAAAAAACCAGAAAAACTTGTTCTGATGAGGAGTATACAGATTGATGACCATGTATGTGTGATGTTGCGTGAAGGTGGATTGAAAGCCTCCAAAGAATCTATGGCTTATTCTTTAAACCAGATGGTCAATGGACCTTACGAGGGCATCATTCTTCATGACAAAGGAAAAATCATTGATTGCGATCATGCTTTTGCAAGTATGCTAGGATATGATCGGTTTGACTTGATCGGTAATAGTATTTTCGAATTGGTGCATCATGAGGATCAAGAAAAGTTAGCTTATAATATTAAGATAAGTCATGAATCACCTTACCCATTAAGAGGGCTTAAGATTGATGGTACAGTGATTTATGTGGAAATATTACCTGAAGAGTTTCATCAAAATGATCAAAACCTACGCATGGCTATTGTTAGAAATGTAACCGAGAGAGTAGAGAATGAGAAGCAAATTGAATTCATGGCTTATTATGATGAATTGACAGATTTACCTAATCGAAATTATTTTCAGAAGGTTCTTCAAGACGAAATCCACTCCATGAACAAAGATAATCGAAAACTTGCAGTGCACTTCGTTGATTTGGATTATTTCAAACATATAAATGACACGTTAGGCTACCAATTCGGTGACAAGTTACTGAAATCTTGTGCAGATCGGTTAAAAAAGTTTTTGGAAGAAGACGTTTTCCTTGCAAGGATGACAAGTGATGAATTTCTCATTCTTCAAAGAAACATAAGTACCGATGATGAAGCTAAAAAATTTGCAAAACAAGTTATTGATCTGTTCAAGCAACCGCTTGATGTAGACGGCTATGAAATTTATACATCGGTCAGCGTGGGAATAAGTATTTATCCCGATTTAGCACAAGGAGCTCACGAACTTATTAAACAGGCTGATTCAGCGATGTATGTGATTAAGGAACATAATCGAAACGATTTTCAGATTTTCGAGAGCTCTTTAACCGAGGGATTTAAAGAGCGTCTAACGTTAGAGACTGAACTACATAAAGCTATTCAGGATAATGATTTTGAATTATATTATCAACCTCAAATTGATATCAAGACAAATCAAGTAATCGGATTAGAAGCGTTATGTCGGTGGAATCATTTAGAAAAAGGTTTCATTTCTCCTTCAGAATTCATTCCGTTAGCTGAGAAAACTGGTTTAATTGTGCAAATTGGAGACTGGGTAATCCGTGAAGCTTGTAGGCAAAATAAAGCTTGGCAAAAAGAAGGGCTTCCAAAAGTTAAAGTTAGTGTAAACCTCTCTGCTAAACAGTTTCTGCAGAAAGATTTAGTTGAAAAAATTAAGTTGGTATTAGAGGAAACACAGCTTGACCCGGAATATCTAGAATTAGAAATTACTGAAAGTATGGCGATGACTAATGAAAAATTCATCATTGAAACTTTAAAAGGCTTCCAAAGTTTAGGTGTTAAAGTTGCATTAGATGATTTTGGTACAGGCTATTCTTCATTGAAATATTTGAGTCAGTTTCCTCTGAGTAAAATTAAAATTGATCGTTTGTTCATCATGAATCAATCAGAACAAAACAAAGCGATCGTAAAGACGATCATCCACTTATCACACGCACTTAACCTGAGAGTTATTGCTGAAGGTGTTGAAAAAGAGGAAGACGTGAATTTTATTACAGCAGAAAATTGTGATGAAATGCAAGGCTTTTATTTTAGCAAAGCGATTCCCGACAACCAGGTCAAGAAATTATTGTTCTTATATAATAGCTAA
- a CDS encoding methyl-accepting chemotaxis protein, which yields MEQSSRLITFDSTKSKNQTMFIALMIITILGVVVNYALGQRLIVLGIIFIGGTSLTLLVGLLMKLNKGTRFIPYISIFGLANIIGAIILFVSTSGQNIALIYFLLICAALYLSRPVLLFGFALSLILMIGFIMEYGEAFQLSYGTSLLILVLTGIILYLQQTISQRSNDQLEELQKLNEQNFLHEQTQKQKIEEQAIVIQRNMNSIETQSDQHAHSLEEMNLAIDEIAHSTESQTSSVASIHRSISETSTMIEQMVTDLHEIQRETEETNNQAESGKKESYQLIEFMNKFQTDLEKLNETFEVLSERVDSSVSFIQSIRDITEQTGLLALNASIEAARAGEHGRGFAVVAEEIRKLADHTEKTAKNISEDLQSMKETNGQTDREMREINKQLHVNIELIENNGKLFEIFQSRSDQLLQSLNGINNHAQKVNESTNEIEDSTNDFSATLEQSNASIEEVSATIQNQTLQNKELHEAIQRSTDALNELVNAKNKEERIHHERNHSTNPKSPFN from the coding sequence TTGGAACAAAGTAGTCGATTAATAACTTTTGATTCAACAAAGAGTAAAAATCAAACAATGTTTATCGCTTTGATGATCATTACCATCCTTGGTGTAGTCGTTAATTATGCCTTAGGTCAACGATTGATCGTACTAGGAATCATTTTTATCGGTGGTACATCTTTAACTTTATTAGTAGGTTTATTAATGAAGTTAAATAAAGGTACAAGGTTCATCCCATACATAAGTATTTTTGGTTTAGCAAATATCATAGGTGCAATCATCTTATTTGTAAGTACATCAGGTCAGAATATCGCACTCATTTATTTTCTGTTGATTTGTGCTGCTCTATATTTATCTCGACCAGTACTTTTGTTCGGATTTGCATTAAGCTTGATTCTAATGATCGGTTTCATTATGGAATATGGTGAAGCGTTTCAATTAAGTTATGGCACATCTTTGCTTATACTAGTACTCACAGGCATCATCCTTTATTTGCAGCAAACTATATCTCAAAGAAGTAATGATCAACTTGAAGAGCTTCAGAAATTAAATGAACAAAACTTCCTCCATGAGCAAACTCAGAAACAAAAAATTGAAGAACAAGCAATTGTCATTCAAAGGAATATGAATTCTATTGAGACTCAATCAGACCAGCATGCACATTCGCTTGAAGAAATGAACCTAGCAATTGATGAAATCGCACATAGTACGGAGAGCCAAACATCGTCAGTAGCGTCAATACATCGCTCAATTTCCGAAACCTCGACGATGATTGAACAAATGGTAACAGATCTTCACGAAATTCAACGAGAAACAGAAGAAACTAATAATCAAGCCGAATCAGGTAAAAAAGAGTCTTACCAACTAATTGAATTCATGAATAAATTCCAAACTGATCTAGAGAAATTAAACGAAACATTTGAAGTTCTTTCTGAAAGGGTTGATTCATCTGTTTCCTTCATCCAATCCATTCGTGACATCACTGAACAGACAGGACTACTAGCTTTAAATGCTTCCATAGAAGCTGCTCGTGCAGGGGAACATGGAAGAGGGTTCGCTGTAGTTGCAGAAGAAATAAGAAAACTTGCTGATCATACTGAAAAAACTGCAAAGAATATTTCTGAAGATCTACAAAGTATGAAAGAAACGAATGGACAAACTGATCGGGAAATGAGAGAAATCAATAAACAATTACATGTTAATATCGAATTAATTGAAAACAACGGAAAACTCTTTGAAATTTTTCAGTCCAGGTCAGATCAACTGCTCCAGTCTTTAAACGGAATCAATAACCATGCACAAAAAGTGAATGAAAGTACTAACGAAATTGAAGATTCAACGAACGATTTTTCAGCAACTCTTGAACAATCCAATGCTTCTATAGAAGAGGTATCAGCTACGATCCAAAACCAAACCCTTCAAAACAAAGAATTACATGAAGCTATTCAAAGATCCACCGACGCTTTGAATGAATTGGTAAACGCAAAAAATAAAGAGGAGAGAATTCATCATGAACGAAACCATTCAACAAATCCAAAATCACCGTTCAATTAG
- a CDS encoding FxLYD domain-containing protein codes for MTYCPQCGAKSLENEKYCVICGSQLPMNIEERTQHEHKGFNKWWLAPLLSVVLVLLLGIGLHFYLEYTKDQARAAYEEGTEYALDGQFSQAKEQFELALQYHPNNNAAEQGSKFMSVAIEVHEQIQSIDSLVEEEAYQQALNLTKEAEERLSPYNGEVINYLLSEIVKKREQVKTLQIESRLAQGPSIDELKMLLWQVESIETDKATELASTMKERIVNYTFTNASESLQENQFTEALAIVDDGLRYVPENERLSSLKSTIESQKLAFENNQRQRTEQALSQFELEQEQNANDAIELVNIEVDPDEFGDVVVKGKVKSIATVPIYSVSVEYNLLNEDDEVVLENQTIVVPEDLFPEETGTFEYTHYDVTEEVTVEINKISWFLENQ; via the coding sequence ATGACATACTGTCCTCAATGTGGGGCGAAATCTCTAGAAAACGAAAAATACTGTGTGATTTGTGGTTCACAACTTCCAATGAACATTGAAGAACGAACCCAACACGAACATAAAGGCTTTAATAAATGGTGGCTAGCTCCCCTATTATCAGTAGTCCTAGTATTGCTATTAGGGATTGGTCTGCACTTTTATCTTGAATATACTAAAGACCAAGCTAGGGCAGCATATGAAGAAGGTACTGAATATGCACTCGATGGACAATTTAGCCAAGCCAAAGAACAGTTTGAGCTGGCTTTGCAGTACCATCCAAATAACAATGCTGCTGAACAAGGGTCCAAATTCATGAGTGTAGCAATTGAAGTACATGAACAGATACAATCGATCGATTCATTAGTTGAAGAGGAAGCTTACCAGCAGGCACTTAACTTAACAAAAGAAGCTGAAGAAAGGTTAAGCCCATACAATGGTGAAGTCATCAATTACTTATTATCTGAAATTGTAAAAAAACGAGAGCAAGTCAAAACCCTTCAGATTGAAAGCCGTTTAGCTCAGGGACCTTCAATTGATGAATTAAAAATGCTTCTATGGCAAGTCGAATCAATCGAAACCGATAAAGCTACTGAACTCGCTTCTACTATGAAAGAACGTATTGTGAACTATACTTTCACTAATGCAAGTGAGAGCTTACAGGAGAACCAATTTACAGAAGCATTAGCCATTGTCGATGATGGCTTAAGGTATGTTCCTGAAAATGAAAGGCTTAGTAGTTTAAAAAGTACGATAGAATCACAAAAATTAGCTTTCGAAAATAATCAACGGCAACGTACAGAACAAGCACTTTCTCAATTTGAACTAGAACAAGAGCAAAACGCAAATGATGCGATAGAATTGGTCAACATAGAAGTTGATCCTGATGAATTTGGAGATGTAGTTGTTAAAGGTAAAGTAAAAAGTATCGCGACGGTGCCTATCTATTCCGTCTCAGTCGAATATAACTTACTCAATGAGGATGATGAAGTTGTCCTTGAAAACCAAACAATTGTAGTCCCTGAAGATTTATTTCCAGAAGAAACAGGAACCTTTGAGTATACTCATTACGATGTTACTGAAGAAGTTACCGTTGAAATCAATAAAATTTCTTGGTTCTTAGAAAACCAGTAG
- a CDS encoding MFS transporter — MSTTIEQEKAPDIKNPKALLFSLCFVLMFSVMNGTMFNIAIPDIAVAFDLLPSQVSWVMTGYIMIYSVGALIYGKLADTVAFKTLITFGLTVFTVGSLVGFIAPNYGFVLMARIIQAIGGSMIPAIAFLAPIRYFPKERGKVLGIISSVMAFASGIGPILGGTIAGLLDWQYLFLSSALIIVTLPLLRKNIPDEDTSNLKLDYFGASLVASTIVTLLMGITLSNPFSLIASLLFAIFAYIRMRLAKEPFIPPHLFENRNYVVAILTGFISVSCLFGLMFTVPILLRDVYELSTLQIGLVMFPGAMSAALIGRKGGSLVDQKGSRVIFAMSLFLLMSGLFIVSSTVGINPVLFSFMLVFPMMCFPLVQASGADILANILKNNETGVGMGVFNLLNFVSGALSGAIIGKILDVFRPDEAWNILALSGSSSVYSNVFLICSLFILIGLIFFKLLFSDTETKAPY; from the coding sequence ATGTCCACAACTATAGAACAAGAAAAAGCTCCAGACATCAAAAACCCCAAAGCACTGTTATTTTCACTTTGTTTTGTGCTGATGTTTTCAGTCATGAATGGGACGATGTTTAATATAGCTATTCCAGACATAGCTGTTGCATTTGATTTATTGCCATCACAAGTTAGTTGGGTGATGACTGGTTATATAATGATCTACTCAGTCGGAGCTTTGATTTATGGAAAGCTTGCTGATACTGTTGCCTTCAAAACATTGATTACTTTTGGGCTCACCGTATTTACAGTAGGTTCACTTGTCGGTTTTATCGCTCCGAATTACGGTTTCGTTTTAATGGCACGAATTATCCAGGCAATCGGAGGATCGATGATACCTGCCATTGCATTCTTAGCCCCGATCCGCTATTTTCCAAAAGAAAGAGGAAAGGTATTAGGGATCATCTCATCAGTAATGGCATTTGCCTCAGGAATCGGGCCCATACTTGGGGGGACTATAGCAGGTCTCTTAGATTGGCAGTACTTATTTTTATCTTCAGCTTTAATCATTGTAACTTTGCCTCTGTTAAGAAAAAATATTCCTGATGAAGACACAAGCAATCTGAAGCTGGATTATTTTGGTGCATCATTAGTTGCGTCTACAATCGTTACTCTTCTAATGGGTATTACACTTAGTAATCCCTTTTCTTTGATAGCAAGTTTGTTATTCGCAATATTTGCATACATACGTATGAGATTAGCAAAAGAGCCATTCATTCCGCCACATCTTTTTGAGAACCGAAACTATGTAGTGGCCATCCTTACTGGGTTCATTTCTGTGTCCTGTTTATTCGGATTAATGTTTACCGTCCCTATTTTACTTAGAGATGTGTATGAGTTGTCAACACTACAAATAGGTTTAGTTATGTTTCCTGGGGCAATGAGTGCCGCTCTTATAGGTCGTAAAGGTGGTAGCCTTGTAGATCAAAAGGGATCCAGGGTTATCTTTGCAATGAGCTTATTCCTTTTAATGAGCGGATTGTTCATTGTTTCATCAACAGTAGGAATAAATCCTGTCCTATTCAGCTTTATGCTGGTTTTTCCAATGATGTGCTTTCCGCTCGTTCAAGCTTCCGGAGCGGACATACTTGCCAACATTTTAAAAAATAATGAAACTGGTGTAGGTATGGGCGTTTTTAACTTATTGAACTTTGTTTCAGGTGCCCTAAGTGGGGCTATAATCGGAAAAATACTTGATGTCTTTCGCCCAGATGAAGCTTGGAACATTTTAGCATTGTCAGGAAGTAGTTCAGTATACAGTAATGTTTTTTTAATATGCAGCTTATTTATTTTAATAGGATTGATTTTCTTCAAATTATTATTCTCTGACACAGAAACGAAGGCCCCTTATTAA
- the nfsA gene encoding oxygen-insensitive NADPH nitroreductase: protein MNETIQQIQNHRSIRKFKNEEITQKQIDEIIQSAQSASTSSYYQAYSIIGITDPELKKALRDVSGQQYVENNGHLFVFCADLNRIYNSQPKEIQEEMVVNLENTEFFMMSTVDASLAAQNAALASEAMGLGICYLGSLRNNINKVNELLDLPKYVIPIFGMAIGVPDESPEKKPRLPIDTIYHENKYQLNQPGIEKFDQTTVEYYQSRSTNQKVERWSEQVGKKLRKPMRMDVTDFVKSKNLNVR, encoded by the coding sequence ATGAACGAAACCATTCAACAAATCCAAAATCACCGTTCAATTAGAAAGTTTAAAAATGAAGAAATCACTCAGAAGCAAATTGATGAAATTATCCAATCTGCCCAATCTGCATCAACTTCAAGCTATTATCAAGCTTACTCCATTATAGGTATCACTGACCCTGAACTAAAAAAGGCATTACGTGATGTAAGTGGTCAACAATATGTTGAAAATAATGGACATCTATTTGTATTTTGTGCGGATCTGAATCGTATTTATAATTCTCAACCGAAAGAAATACAAGAAGAGATGGTAGTCAATCTTGAAAACACTGAATTTTTTATGATGTCTACTGTTGATGCTAGTTTAGCAGCACAAAACGCGGCATTGGCATCTGAAGCAATGGGATTAGGTATATGTTATCTAGGAAGCCTTAGAAACAATATAAATAAGGTGAATGAATTATTAGATCTTCCAAAGTATGTAATCCCAATTTTCGGTATGGCTATCGGAGTTCCGGATGAATCACCCGAGAAAAAACCTCGTTTGCCAATCGACACCATTTACCACGAAAACAAATATCAATTGAACCAACCGGGAATTGAGAAATTTGACCAAACAACTGTTGAATATTATCAGTCTAGATCAACTAATCAAAAGGTAGAACGCTGGAGTGAACAAGTCGGTAAAAAGTTGCGAAAACCTATGCGTATGGATGTTACCGATTTTGTTAAAAGTAAAAACTTGAATGTAAGATAA
- a CDS encoding S1C family serine protease, whose translation MNRKKRMILPLTISALIILLSISGLFYFYNDSREEAIGSDQSIVEVVQDDQVDNQQDFQSIIHESQKYVVQIESHGSFGKNEGSGFIYNEKGDIITNAHVVKDADEIFVKTSEAQTYPAAVIGIGNQEDVAVIRVPQLANKNPMEMDDTFEPNIGDEIIAIGSPHGFQNTVTRGIISGKNRSFTVDNYEYNNLYQISANISQGNSGGPLIHRDTGQVIAINSAATTEGTIGFSLPIPQIYEQVHMWSEKADNEDELDYNGDPTVDQDISPEKLEEDASYIINYFYETLNLRDYFTAYSLLGSEEQTKNSYEQFREVVVNSIDINVSEREIEIIENDRAKVIVYSDHEIRKNTESYETHHYKTDYVIGYENDQLKILSLDRELLSKTEHQTDEEEE comes from the coding sequence ATGAACCGCAAAAAAAGAATGATACTGCCGCTCACTATTTCAGCACTGATAATATTATTATCCATTTCAGGACTTTTTTATTTCTATAATGATTCGCGTGAAGAGGCCATCGGAAGTGATCAATCGATTGTGGAAGTCGTTCAGGATGACCAAGTCGATAATCAGCAAGATTTCCAGTCAATCATTCATGAGTCACAGAAATACGTAGTGCAAATCGAATCCCATGGCTCTTTCGGTAAAAATGAAGGATCGGGCTTCATCTATAATGAAAAAGGAGATATCATCACTAATGCTCATGTAGTTAAAGATGCTGATGAAATTTTCGTTAAGACTTCAGAGGCACAGACATATCCTGCTGCAGTAATTGGAATTGGAAATCAAGAGGATGTGGCAGTAATAAGGGTGCCGCAGTTAGCTAATAAAAACCCCATGGAAATGGATGATACTTTTGAGCCCAATATTGGCGATGAAATCATTGCCATCGGTAGTCCACATGGTTTTCAAAACACTGTTACTAGAGGGATTATTTCAGGAAAAAATAGAAGCTTTACGGTAGATAATTATGAATACAATAACTTATATCAAATATCCGCTAATATCTCGCAAGGAAATAGTGGTGGGCCACTTATTCATAGAGATACCGGCCAAGTTATAGCCATTAACTCAGCTGCCACTACTGAGGGGACAATAGGTTTCAGCCTTCCCATTCCTCAAATTTACGAACAGGTTCATATGTGGTCTGAGAAAGCAGATAATGAAGACGAATTAGATTATAATGGGGACCCTACAGTAGACCAAGATATCAGTCCTGAAAAATTAGAAGAAGACGCTTCATATATCATCAACTATTTTTACGAAACATTGAACCTTAGAGATTACTTTACTGCTTATTCATTGCTTGGAAGTGAGGAACAAACAAAGAATTCCTACGAACAATTTAGAGAAGTAGTTGTAAATTCAATTGATATCAATGTTTCCGAAAGAGAGATTGAGATTATTGAAAACGATCGTGCTAAAGTAATTGTTTATTCAGATCATGAAATCAGAAAAAATACTGAATCATATGAAACTCACCACTACAAGACTGATTATGTGATTGGATACGAGAATGATCAACTGAAAATACTCTCTCTAGATAGAGAACTCTTGTCCAAAACTGAACATCAGACAGATGAAGAAGAAGAATAA
- a CDS encoding TrkH family potassium uptake protein has translation MYGFKLKNVFEKLTPFQLIAFYYLTAVTIATGLLALPISHKDGVTLTFMDVFFTAVSAVSVTGLTVVTTADTFSVFGVFMIALALQIGGLGVMALGTLIWIVLGRKIGFKERRLIMTDQNTKSIAGIVRLVKEMLYLILAIEFIGFVILGTYYLNYYDSISQAYYHGFFSAISATTNGGFDITGASLQPFQSDYFIQFIHILLIISGAIGFPVLIEVKEYLQTSYEERNLKRFSLFTKVTTMTYFVLLLFSIAVVIILEFNHFFEGKTWHEILFLSLFQSTTARSAGLSTMDVNLLTEQTQLFLSSMMFIGASPSSVGGGIRTTTFALVIIFILTFARGQNRVKLFGREIEEEDLFKAVVVTLLALIMFLTVLIVITAIEPFSLTSIIFEVSSAFGTTGLSMGITPDLTNFSKILLIALMFIGRIGLLTFLFSFQSKRAKSNFRYPKEKINIG, from the coding sequence ATGTATGGATTTAAATTGAAAAATGTATTTGAAAAATTGACTCCTTTTCAATTGATTGCTTTTTATTACTTAACTGCAGTTACGATCGCAACGGGGCTGTTGGCTTTACCTATCTCGCATAAAGATGGGGTTACATTGACGTTCATGGATGTTTTTTTTACAGCGGTCAGCGCAGTAAGTGTAACTGGGTTAACAGTAGTAACAACTGCAGATACCTTTAGTGTGTTCGGAGTTTTCATGATTGCTCTTGCGCTTCAAATCGGGGGGTTGGGTGTCATGGCCTTAGGAACCCTTATATGGATCGTATTAGGCAGAAAAATCGGTTTTAAAGAGCGCCGTTTGATCATGACGGACCAAAACACTAAATCAATCGCAGGCATCGTACGCCTGGTCAAAGAAATGTTGTATCTAATCTTAGCTATCGAATTCATTGGGTTTGTCATTTTAGGAACTTATTATTTAAATTATTATGATTCTATTTCTCAAGCCTATTATCATGGTTTTTTCTCAGCGATTAGTGCGACTACTAACGGTGGTTTTGATATTACTGGTGCGTCCTTACAACCTTTCCAGAGTGATTATTTCATCCAGTTCATACATATTCTGTTAATCATATCTGGGGCAATCGGGTTTCCTGTTTTAATAGAGGTGAAAGAATATCTCCAAACTTCTTATGAGGAGAGAAATCTGAAACGTTTTTCTTTGTTCACGAAAGTGACAACTATGACGTATTTTGTTTTATTGCTTTTCTCAATCGCAGTTGTAATTATTCTCGAGTTCAATCATTTTTTTGAGGGCAAAACGTGGCATGAAATTTTATTTTTAAGTTTATTCCAATCCACCACAGCCCGAAGCGCTGGCCTTTCAACAATGGATGTAAATCTATTAACTGAACAAACCCAACTATTTTTATCTTCTATGATGTTCATTGGCGCTTCACCTAGCAGTGTCGGTGGAGGTATTCGAACCACCACATTCGCATTAGTAATTATTTTCATTTTGACTTTCGCAAGAGGTCAGAATCGTGTGAAATTATTCGGAAGAGAGATTGAAGAGGAAGATTTGTTTAAAGCAGTTGTGGTTACGTTGTTAGCCTTAATTATGTTTTTAACGGTTCTAATTGTAATTACAGCTATAGAACCTTTTTCACTGACTTCAATCATATTTGAGGTAAGTTCTGCATTCGGAACTACAGGGTTATCAATGGGGATTACCCCAGACTTAACTAATTTCAGTAAAATTTTATTGATTGCTTTAATGTTCATTGGTCGAATAGGACTATTAACGTTTTTATTTTCTTTTCAATCGAAAAGGGCCAAGAGCAATTTTCGATATCCTAAAGAGAAAATCAATATCGGATAG
- a CDS encoding DUF2922 domain-containing protein has translation MSRKLELKFKNTEGRIVTVSLDQPSEPVDPVAIKQAMDEIITYDVFESTGGSYAEVASARIVDHQVEEIELV, from the coding sequence ATGTCTAGAAAGCTCGAATTAAAATTCAAGAATACTGAGGGTAGAATTGTCACCGTGTCACTTGATCAACCTAGTGAGCCTGTAGATCCTGTTGCGATCAAGCAGGCGATGGATGAGATCATCACTTATGATGTATTCGAATCAACTGGCGGTAGTTATGCAGAAGTTGCAAGTGCACGTATCGTCGATCATCAAGTAGAAGAAATAGAGCTAGTTTAA
- a CDS encoding DUF1659 domain-containing protein, translating to MANEVKLSTQLQLVFETGVDGDGNPIHKKKNFNTVKPEASSDALLAVTTQLVGLQEFPLDRIIRNDSYGITQA from the coding sequence ATGGCGAACGAAGTAAAGTTAAGCACTCAACTTCAACTGGTTTTCGAAACAGGAGTGGATGGAGATGGTAATCCGATTCATAAAAAGAAAAATTTCAACACTGTAAAGCCTGAAGCAAGTTCGGATGCTCTATTAGCAGTAACAACCCAGTTGGTGGGTCTACAAGAGTTTCCTTTGGATCGTATTATCCGAAATGATTCATACGGGATTACACAAGCCTAG
- a CDS encoding YvrJ family protein, whose amino-acid sequence MEQWVSWIPEVGFPILVTFYLLHRIESRLEELNESILTIPKHMNM is encoded by the coding sequence ATGGAGCAATGGGTATCCTGGATTCCAGAAGTCGGTTTCCCGATTTTAGTGACGTTTTATTTATTACACCGAATCGAATCTCGACTTGAAGAATTGAATGAATCCATTTTAACGATTCCAAAACATATGAATATGTAA
- a CDS encoding YwpF family protein — MKTFKLISLEVLEKYGDELQSKEIDLFDGLIIDREVDSKRWLIECYIPKKNMEFFKEKKSKNQEIVVQVRITKQTNPKATIVAMVRDVNEIEEHMNVILMGNMVNREREQVEKMLQELIEAGYQGESLLNKFKSKNQESFF; from the coding sequence ATGAAAACGTTTAAACTAATTTCTCTTGAAGTTCTGGAAAAATACGGTGATGAATTACAATCTAAAGAAATTGATTTGTTTGACGGTTTAATCATTGACCGAGAAGTAGATTCAAAACGATGGTTGATTGAATGTTACATCCCAAAGAAGAATATGGAATTCTTTAAAGAAAAAAAATCAAAAAACCAAGAAATAGTAGTTCAAGTGCGCATCACTAAACAGACGAATCCTAAGGCGACTATCGTAGCAATGGTCCGTGATGTCAATGAAATAGAAGAGCATATGAATGTGATCTTGATGGGTAATATGGTAAATAGGGAACGTGAACAAGTAGAGAAAATGCTTCAGGAGTTGATTGAAGCTGGATACCAAGGTGAATCACTTTTAAATAAGTTCAAATCAAAAAATCAGGAAAGCTTTTTCTAA